TTGCCAAAAGTATAAACTAATGGAGTGCTTGAAGAGTAAACCAACTGGAAGAGCTTGAAAGCACTGATTAAAGTTAAACCAGTCCCCAAGAGGGCATAAGCTTGAACGATTTTTCTGTTTCCTTTAATTAAGATGGAGGTTAGTGGAAGTGCGAATGCAAAGACAATTGGAATGATTGGAGTTAAGCCGACTACGTTCATCTTTCATCACCTCACTCGAAAATCTTCTTTGCATATCTTTCAAAATCTTCGCAAATCTCCTTCTTGGCTTTTTCAGGATCTGTAGTAGTCACATTAATCCAGTTTACGTACATGTATTCGTCATCCAAATCAACGACTACAGTGCCGGGAGTGTTCGTTATAGAGTTCGCTACAAGTGTTTTTGCATAGTCTGTTTTCACATCGATTGGCACTTTTACAATTCCTGGATTATAGTTACCCGTGATTGTTCTAACCATGACATCAATGTGAGACTTAGTCTCGGCAACAATCATGTACCAGATGAAGTAAATTACAGCCCAAAGCCACCTGACTGGATTTAACGCCTTAGCATCCTCCTTAACTAAATACTTGCCCACAAGCAAGCCAACGCCAATGGCAACAATTAACCCAGTAACTAAGTCAAATGGCTTTACAGAGCCAGTGAAGAGGATGTAAGTGATGAATGCTAACAATGCAGTTGGGATTACACCCCTCATTGCTCACCACCCCTCAGTAAAGCGGGCAACTTTTTACCAATCTCTCTAGTGTCCACAGTCCCGTACAGGCGGTAGATTTGGATTATTGCAAATGCAATGAGTACGTTTACAGCCATTCCAATGACGACTGCCGTAATTACCAAAGCTTGCGGGAGCGGATCAACTGCCGTGCTGATAAACTGCTGGAGGGCTTCCTTACTCAAACTTGGTAAAATTGGCGGTGCCACTGGGTAAATCAATCTATAGCCCAATAAGACTACGAGTAAGTTAGCAGTATCGCCGAAGATTGTCAGTGCAATGAGTTTTTTGACTAAGTTAGGCCTCCTCGCAATTCCATACAAGCTGATTACAATCGTGGCAAGCAAAGTTAGGATTATAACTGCCCAAATGAAGGCGATCATTGTCTCACCCCCAGAATCTTCTTGAATACTTTTTCTGGGATTGCTAAGAGCAAGAATACCGCTGTGAACCCAGCACCAACTGCTAGGAACTCAAAGAAGTTGTAGTAGATTAGTGAGCCGCCGATGAGCTGGCCATTAATTTCAGCTGGAAAGATTGGTTGATTCTGCATGATGAAACCACCACTGAGCAAGGGAACTAATGCTACGAGAACAATTCCTAGGAGACCAATGGAACGCAGAATCAATGCTCTCGTCTTATCGAGGCCATTCTCTTCGAGGGCGTACTTAGAGTAAGCTGCAATGATTAACAATGGTGCTACTGCTAGTGCTGAACCACCCTGGAAACCACCACCAGGAGTCAAGTGACCGTGCAATGCTATTGATGCTGAGACAGCCAAAATCATAGCAACAATTACTTTTGTGACATCCTTAATTACTAAAGTTAATCCTCCACTGAATTCTTCTAGTTTTTGCTTTGCTTCTTTTTCTTGCTTTTTGTTTAATCTGAAGAGTGTTAAGCTTCCAATGATTGCAAGGAAGAACACTGAAGTTTCAAAGAGAGTATCAACACCACGATAATCCCAAAGGATTGCAGTTACAACCTCAGGACTCTTAGCCGAATAATCACCAAAGTAGCTGTTTTCTAAGTAGAATTCACCCAACGGTCTTAACTCAGTTTGCTGTGGGAGTTTTGGAGCAATGTAATAGGCTAACCCAAATATTGCGATGAGTATAATTATGAGTGGAATTAACCTTTTCATTTCACACCACCTCGTATCTTTCCGTCTTACTTACCACGAAGACTAATAATGCGGAATAGATACCAACGGCAATTGCTACATAAGCTAGGACGATGTCTGGTGCCATTAGGATGTAGAATGCAATGGCATAAGCAATAGCTTGGACTGCTGAAAAACCAATTGCTTTAAGCAAATCCTTCTCTATTATGGCAAGGTATGAGAAGATTAATCCAATGAGGACTGTGATGAGGAGCATTAGGAGGTGGATTTCAATCATTCCTCCTCACCTCTGCCAAGTGATCCACCTTAGGCTCCCACTTGACAAGCTTAGCCTTATGAGCAGCGTAAGCTAATGCATGAGCACCAGCTGGTGCTGCGAGTAAGACAATTATTCCCGTGACAAAGCTAGCTCCTGCAATGGCATACTTGTGGGGCAGAAAGTCTGCTCCTAATGCAAGAAAACCAACACCAAACAATGGAACCACTGCTCCCCCAATAGTTCCTACCGTTGCAGCATGCAAGCGAATGTAAAAGTTCGGGAATTTAAGTAAGCCTAATGCTCCAAACAAGTCGCAGATACCACCAATGATAATCATGATTGCTCCCAAGTAGAATAAAATCTCGCTCACACTCCCACCTCCTTGCTAACCAAGTGTTTGGCAATGTAAATGTCCAACAAGTAAGCCCACAATGCTAGTGTTATTGCTGCACTGATTAAGAATGCACTCTTGAAGTAAACTGCAAGAATCGCCATGAATGCTGCAATGTCGAAGGATAAACAATCAACGGCAAGAATAATATCCACTACCGTGGGACCCTTAAATGCCCTAACCCCATAAATGATGAACGCCAACAGGTAAAGAGGGATGACGAATTTCATGAGCGTCATGAACGCACTTTCAAGCATTTTTCTCACCTCTTTCTTTGAAAATTATGAAAAAATGAAAGAGCCATCAGGCAGCAGTCTCAACGTTCTTGTAGAGAACAAATGCTCCGACGATGTAGTAGAGTGTTAGCACTAATGGAACAATGTACATTGCACCCTTGCCAAGTGCCTTGTCGAGAGCAATTCCAATGCCTGCTGGAATGAGTGTTGCAACGACCCAGAATGCCAAGAAGACAACGAGGAAGTCTACGATTTCCTTGATTATTTCGTTAGTGCTGACCTCTGGGTGAGCTAAGTACCAGTAGTAGAATGCCACGAAGAGGAAGCCACCGACAGCGTTACCAAAGGTTACTGGGATTACGTTGTGGAAGAACTGGCTCCAGGTTATGGCGTAGTTGCTTGCTATGATTCCCGTTGGGATAACCCACATGTTTGCAATAGCGTGCTCAAAGCCTATTGCAACGAAAGCGAAGATTGGGAACCATATTGCTAGGATTTTACCTGCACCGTCCTGAACTCTTGCTGACTGCCATATTGCAACGTTGACAAGCCAGTTACATCCGATACCAAGGAAGAACAATGCAAGTATGTCCTTTGACACTTTACCTGTCGCTATTGCAACAGCAGTGTTTCCGAAGATGTTAGGGTCACCGACATGACCAAAGAGTCCTGTCAATGGAACTGCTAAGAGTGCAAGGAATACTGAACCAATGAAGTTTCCACCGTAGCTTCCGAACCAGTTGTAGAGGACACATTTGAAGTCAGCATATCTCTTTGCCTTTGCTGCGCTGAGGAACTGAACGTTTCCTGTCCAGAGGTCAGCACCAGCAAGGATAACTGCAATCAAACCGACTGGGAACACTGCACCTAAGAGGACTTTGAACAGTGCTTTATTGAATGTGTCACCAGCAGCGAAGGGGGGATATTTTGCTACACAGCCGGCCACTATTGCTAAAATGAAACCGAAAGCAATGAATGCACCTGCCATGAATCCTGCAGACAGCAGCCTTCCTGGGGTTGTCTTATACTTTGGTGTTGCCTTCTTTGCAACTGCTTCAAAAGTTGCATCAACTCCATACAATATCTTTTCCTTTGACATCCCAACTCACCTCCTTATTCTAAGCACTTCATTACTTTCCAAAGTCTGCAGAGCTTTGAGCAAAAGTTGTCTATCCCCCTCATCTATATCATCGAGGGGAATCAACGGAGCATTGGCGAGTGTAATCTCTAATCCCCCCAGAGCTTCTTCTATTTTCTTAACGGTATCTTCACTAAGCTCACCAAGGTCTTCTTCGATTATGAAATCCCCTTCAAAGTGATCTAGCACATAGCTGACATAGGAGCTAAATCCCATATACGACCGTTTTATTAGATGATAGCGCTTCATATTCTCCCTTCACCTTCCAATATTCGCTTTCAAGGAAGCGCATACAAAATGCGATCCTATGGTCTTTTTCTTTTGCACAATAATCGTTTATGAGTTCTCTAAGGGCCTCTCTTGGGTTTTCGCTCTTTTTGGCTTTTTCAACGAGCTTCATGAAGTCGTCAAGGATTTTTTCTCTGTCGAAGTAACCAACAACATACCTCAATCTTTCTCTCAGTGTTAGCCTTACTCTTTCTTCAATTGGGTATTCTTGGAGCATGAATGGTGCAGTCTCTTCGGTGTAGTGCTCTTCTTTCATTTTCTTCTCAACTACGCCCAGCAACTGAGCAATTCCATAGAGAATTTCCTCTGGCCTTGGAGGACAGCCGGGAATGTAGATAACCGGACCGACCTTTTCTCCATCATCCTTGAGATCGGCAATAAGTTCTTCAATTCCCCCCCTTCTCGGATACTCTTTTCCTTCCCTCCCGCTTTCTGGTCTTCTGTATATTGGATAGCCGTTATAGAAGATTCCACCACTGCATGCGCAAGTTCCTACAGCAACAATTATCCTCGGCTCTGGAGGCATGGCTTTGATTGCCTTCTTCGCTGCATAATAACATTGCCTTGTCAGAGGTCCGGTTACGAGCATTGCATGAGCGTGTCTTGGTGAACCAATGAGCTTAACACCGAACCTTTCTGCATCGTAAAAAGGTGTAAGTACGTCTAAAATTTCAATATCACAACCATTACACGCACCGGTATCAAGGTGAAAGACCCAAACTGACCTCAGCTTTGGCTTCATTCTACCACCTCCTTTAAAGCCTCTATGCTCTTTTCTACTGTCACCTTTCTCCTACAGTCTCTGCAGATGTAGACTTTCTCTTCAAGCGCTTCCTCTTCTATAATCTCCTCTGGAATTATGTGGAGTGCTTTCTTCACTTGTCTTTCTGTATAATCAGCATATCTTCCGCAGACTCTGCATTTAACGAGCTTAAGCTCAACAACTTCAACAAAGTCTCTCTTATCTGGTGAAGCCGCTTCGAATTCTTGAGTTAGCTTAATCGCTCCAGGCGGACAGACCTCTTCACACCTCGCACATCTTATGCATCTTCCTATATCGAGAACTATCCTTCTCGTTCCTTTCTCATAGTCGTCAATTCTAAGCAATGCATCAGCGGGACAGACATTAACACACCCACCACAGCCAATGCATAAACTCGGATCAATGTGCGGCAACCCTCTGTATTCGGGAGGAGCCTCAATTTTGACAAAGGGATACTTAAGAGTCACCGCCATTTTCACAACCTCCTTGAGGCTTTGATTGAGAGTCTGTTGAACTCCTCCTCCCTCAAGATTCTGACTTTCCCAGTTTCTACGTCGATAATTTGCACTCTCTCTGTACATGAGTAACAGGGATCCATTGACGATATTATCAGTGGCGCATCCGCTATTGTATTTCCTCTCATCGCATCTGGAAGTGCTGGGAAGTTGTTGTATGAACCAGCTCTTGCTCTGTGACGGTAGACTCTGTTTCCTGGCCCAGTCATTACGTAGTGGATGTTCTCTCCTCTTGGAGCCTCAGTCATACCTATAGCTTCCTGATATGGTGGAATCTCTTTGTACTCAGCCAATATATCTCCACCAGGTAGTTGATCCAAAGCCTGCTCAATTATCCAGAGGCTTTCTCTAACTTCCTCAACTCTAACCAAGAACCTAGCTAGAACATCTCCTTCCTTGTAAACAGGAACTTTGAAGTCTAAGTCTCCATAGGCTGCATAGGGGTGATCTCTTCTAACGTCAAAGTCTCTTCCTGAACCTCTTCCAAATGGCCCATCAACGCTCCATTCACGAGCAAGCTTGTAAGGCAGGACACCAACTCCCTCACAGCGCTTTATGAATGTTCTTGTAGAGAACGTCTCTTCTACCCACTTTTCAAACTCTTCCTTAAGCGTTTTTAGTGTCTTATCAATCATTTCTTTCCTATAGTCGAGGAAATCTCTCCTAACTCCACCTACGAGATTTATACCGTACGTTTTTCTGTTTCCAGTTAAACGCTCCGCTAACCACATTACGGGCTCTCTGATTTTCCAAGCACGCATAAAGCCTGTGTCGTATCCTGCTAAGTGGCAAGCTAAACCTAAGTTCAAGAGGTGGGAGTGTATTCTTTCAATTTCAAGCATTATCGTTCTTATGTACAAGGCCCTTTCTGGAACTTCGATTTTTCCAGCTGCCTCAATTGCCTGACAGTATGCGGTTGAGTGTGTAAAACCACAGATTCCACAGATTCTCTCAGCTATAAAGCACACCTGATCGCATGTTAACCTACATTCGCTTATTTTTTCAATTCCTCTGTGCTGGTAGAAGGTTCTAAGATCAACATCGACTATTTCTTCACCCTTAACGAAGAGCCTAAAGTGACCTGGCTCATCGAGTGCAACGTGATATGGACCTAATGGAAATACAGCCGCTCCGTTTGGTGGTTCCCTAAATGGATACTTGTTTTCTTCAGTAACTTCCCTCATTGGACTGTCAGTATAGTGGAAATCTTTTCTTAATGGGAAAACTCCTTCAGGCCAATCATCAGGAACAACTAACCTTCTTGGATCAGGATGACCAACGGGAATTACACCAATCATATCATAAGCTTCTCTCTCATACCAGTTTGCACCCTTATGCTGGGGAGTTATTGATGGGAACGTTGGGTCATCCTCGGGAATGTATGTCTTGATACCAAAGTAAACGTCGCCAGCAGCACCATTTATGCTGATCCAATAGATTAAGCTAAACTTTCCATTGAGGGGTCTCTCATCAGTTGCAACCATAGTTGAAAGCTGGGTCTCCTTCCACTCTGGATGCTTAAGGATGTACAGAGCTACTTCAGGCAAATCATTCCTATCAACTGTAATGATCCATTGATTGTAAGCGACTCTTTTTATCTCTTTGATCTTATCCTTAAATTTAGACTCAAGCTCCTTAACGTATTTTAATCTAACCTCATCCTTTCTTATTTCTTTCATGATCTCTTTGGTCTTACCCCTAATTTCATCACTCACAACACTCATTCTCACCACCCCAATGCTGCGATAATTAACACAACCAAACTCGCCATGAACACTTTGCTGTTCACCCTAATAGCCTGGTCAATCCTAAAGCGGGCATTTGATGCTTCAATTATTGCAATGATTGCATAAAGTACAAACACAGCAACCAGCTGCGCTACTAGTACTACTAATCCCCCTGCGAATGTTGAGATGTCAATGAAGTCCCTTATGATCGGGATTACAAGGAAGCTCACGAAGAGCCAAAGCAAGGCTAAGCGTTTAATTAACATTGACCACTTAAATATGCCCAACAGCTTTCCACTGTATTCACATAACGGTCCTTCGAGTATCTCCGGCTCTGCCTCAGCTATGTCGAAAGGTATGAAGCCACCTTCAGCATAAACAGCGTAAGCTAAGAGAGCGTAAGCTAAGATTGTTGATGGAGTAAACGTTAAGT
This DNA window, taken from Thermococcus sp. M39, encodes the following:
- a CDS encoding Na+/H+ antiporter subunit E, which translates into the protein MRGVIPTALLAFITYILFTGSVKPFDLVTGLIVAIGVGLLVGKYLVKEDAKALNPVRWLWAVIYFIWYMIVAETKSHIDVMVRTITGNYNPGIVKVPIDVKTDYAKTLVANSITNTPGTVVVDLDDEYMYVNWINVTTTDPEKAKKEICEDFERYAKKIFE
- a CDS encoding sodium:proton antiporter, which gives rise to MIAFIWAVIILTLLATIVISLYGIARRPNLVKKLIALTIFGDTANLLVVLLGYRLIYPVAPPILPSLSKEALQQFISTAVDPLPQALVITAVVIGMAVNVLIAFAIIQIYRLYGTVDTREIGKKLPALLRGGEQ
- a CDS encoding MnhB domain-containing protein translates to MKRLIPLIIILIAIFGLAYYIAPKLPQQTELRPLGEFYLENSYFGDYSAKSPEVVTAILWDYRGVDTLFETSVFFLAIIGSLTLFRLNKKQEKEAKQKLEEFSGGLTLVIKDVTKVIVAMILAVSASIALHGHLTPGGGFQGGSALAVAPLLIIAAYSKYALEENGLDKTRALILRSIGLLGIVLVALVPLLSGGFIMQNQPIFPAEINGQLIGGSLIYYNFFEFLAVGAGFTAVFLLLAIPEKVFKKILGVRQ
- a CDS encoding hydrogenase subunit MbhD domain-containing protein, with protein sequence MIEIHLLMLLITVLIGLIFSYLAIIEKDLLKAIGFSAVQAIAYAIAFYILMAPDIVLAYVAIAVGIYSALLVFVVSKTERYEVV
- the mnhG gene encoding monovalent cation/H(+) antiporter subunit G, whose amino-acid sequence is MSEILFYLGAIMIIIGGICDLFGALGLLKFPNFYIRLHAATVGTIGGAVVPLFGVGFLALGADFLPHKYAIAGASFVTGIIVLLAAPAGAHALAYAAHKAKLVKWEPKVDHLAEVRRND
- a CDS encoding monovalent cation/H+ antiporter complex subunit F; translated protein: MLESAFMTLMKFVIPLYLLAFIIYGVRAFKGPTVVDIILAVDCLSFDIAAFMAILAVYFKSAFLISAAITLALWAYLLDIYIAKHLVSKEVGV
- a CDS encoding formate/nitrite transporter family protein, whose protein sequence is MSKEKILYGVDATFEAVAKKATPKYKTTPGRLLSAGFMAGAFIAFGFILAIVAGCVAKYPPFAAGDTFNKALFKVLLGAVFPVGLIAVILAGADLWTGNVQFLSAAKAKRYADFKCVLYNWFGSYGGNFIGSVFLALLAVPLTGLFGHVGDPNIFGNTAVAIATGKVSKDILALFFLGIGCNWLVNVAIWQSARVQDGAGKILAIWFPIFAFVAIGFEHAIANMWVIPTGIIASNYAITWSQFFHNVIPVTFGNAVGGFLFVAFYYWYLAHPEVSTNEIIKEIVDFLVVFLAFWVVATLIPAGIGIALDKALGKGAMYIVPLVLTLYYIVGAFVLYKNVETAA
- a CDS encoding NADH-quinone oxidoreductase subunit B family protein, which codes for MKPKLRSVWVFHLDTGACNGCDIEILDVLTPFYDAERFGVKLIGSPRHAHAMLVTGPLTRQCYYAAKKAIKAMPPEPRIIVAVGTCACSGGIFYNGYPIYRRPESGREGKEYPRRGGIEELIADLKDDGEKVGPVIYIPGCPPRPEEILYGIAQLLGVVEKKMKEEHYTEETAPFMLQEYPIEERVRLTLRERLRYVVGYFDREKILDDFMKLVEKAKKSENPREALRELINDYCAKEKDHRIAFCMRFLESEYWKVKGEYEALSSNKTVVYGI
- a CDS encoding 4Fe-4S dicluster domain-containing protein, with amino-acid sequence MAVTLKYPFVKIEAPPEYRGLPHIDPSLCIGCGGCVNVCPADALLRIDDYEKGTRRIVLDIGRCIRCARCEEVCPPGAIKLTQEFEAASPDKRDFVEVVELKLVKCRVCGRYADYTERQVKKALHIIPEEIIEEEALEEKVYICRDCRRKVTVEKSIEALKEVVE
- a CDS encoding NADH-quinone oxidoreductase subunit C, with the translated sequence MKEIRKDEVRLKYVKELESKFKDKIKEIKRVAYNQWIITVDRNDLPEVALYILKHPEWKETQLSTMVATDERPLNGKFSLIYWISINGAAGDVYFGIKTYIPEDDPTFPSITPQHKGANWYEREAYDMIGVIPVGHPDPRRLVVPDDWPEGVFPLRKDFHYTDSPMREVTEENKYPFREPPNGAAVFPLGPYHVALDEPGHFRLFVKGEEIVDVDLRTFYQHRGIEKISECRLTCDQVCFIAERICGICGFTHSTAYCQAIEAAGKIEVPERALYIRTIMLEIERIHSHLLNLGLACHLAGYDTGFMRAWKIREPVMWLAERLTGNRKTYGINLVGGVRRDFLDYRKEMIDKTLKTLKEEFEKWVEETFSTRTFIKRCEGVGVLPYKLAREWSVDGPFGRGSGRDFDVRRDHPYAAYGDLDFKVPVYKEGDVLARFLVRVEEVRESLWIIEQALDQLPGGDILAEYKEIPPYQEAIGMTEAPRGENIHYVMTGPGNRVYRHRARAGSYNNFPALPDAMRGNTIADAPLIISSMDPCYSCTERVQIIDVETGKVRILREEEFNRLSIKASRRL